The Drosophila suzukii chromosome X, CBGP_Dsuzu_IsoJpt1.0, whole genome shotgun sequence DNA window CTAAAGGAATAGCACCATAATGTAATATTTTCTAAGAAAATCTGCATTGGAAGAACACAATAGTCACTTAAATCTTAAGTGGAGTTCAATGCGTGTGTTACATAGATATATCCATGCAAATGTCATATGAACTTTCaacttaaattataattaattttgtGTGTTCCGGTTCCTTAATAACTTAtcttaaacattttatattgTCTAATAATACCATTTCTGTTAGAAAGATTTAATTGAAGATGTCCTGAAGATATTTTATATTTCCCAACTAGTGTAATTCTAAAACTTTAATAACTTCTTGGCTTTGGTTATTACTCTCCTACAGGCATGTCCCTATCTTTTCAATGTCATATAAACTCTGAACTTAAATTGTCATACTTGTGTCATTTTTTGTGTTCCGGTTCCTTAATATTTTATCTTTagcattttatattttctaataATACCATTATGAAATATTTGATTGAAGATGTCCTGAAGTTATTTTATATTCCCCTACTACTGTAATTTTAAGACTTTAAAGGCCTCTTGGCTTTGGTAATAGCTCTAGGAATTCTACAGGCATGTCCCCCTTTCATTGAGAACTAAAGAGACATTCCTTGGTTTGAGGAATTGAGAACAAGTCTACATTATTGATTGATATATCCATTGTGATATCCCTATTGTTGGCTTTGACTTTTGACCTATAAATCATGCAGGTTTAATTATAAGCATTTTCCTTCGCCAGAGAAATTGGAACAAGGCTGCATTATTGATTTGATGCGGTGTGCTATTATTTTGTGGGGGTATGCAcatgtttttatacccttgcagagggtattataaCATTGATCAGACGATTTTTTACATTTCTTTTGCCCCAATTTAAGTGATAAATTACTGTTCTGCCTATTTTGAGCTTTGAAAGGTACTTGGCCTTGATTTTTCGGCCCAAGGAATTAGGAACAAGGCTGCATTATTGATGTGATGCGGTGTGCTATTATTTTGTTTGGGTATGCAcatgtttttatacccttgcacaTGGTATTATAATTTTGGTTAGAAGTTTTTTAAGTTGTGatatatgtaatatattaCATCTCTGCCTAATTTGAACTTTAAAAGGTACTTGACCTTGATATTTTGGCCCAAGGAATTGGAAACAAGGCTGCATTATTGATTTGATGCAGGGTGCCATTACTATTGTTCTGCCCGCCACTGTAAGTGCCGTTGGCACAAGGAGGATCCGCATCCGCTCCAACcctggcacacacacacactatgtgtatatatggTATAGTAGTATATAGCATATGGTATAAAAGAGAGTATATCGATTTGGTGCAACGGCAATTCTTTACCTCATCCTCATCAATGCGGCCTCTGCTGTTGCTCCTGTGATTCTGCtgcgcctgctgctgctgcgacgtcggcagcgGGGGAGTGGGAGTGTGGTGGCGTCGACGCGTtttctccctctccctctcccgcTCCGACTCCCTGTCCCTTTCCTTTTCCCTGGGACtgttgttgtagttgtagtcactgttgttgttgttcctcTGCTTTAGGAAGTTACtagtggttgttgttgttgttggtgtcTTAGcatgcggctgctgctgcagttgttgttgttgttgtggtgcCTAGGGGAATTTTGCAACTATTCAGAAACAGCAAATTCGCATTATTTTACTAAAGCACTAGGATACTTGAACTAAATTATAGggttattttctttttttggatGATCAGTTATCTATTTTTCAGGCATAcgcactcgcacacacactcgcGCACACACACGCAGGAGGGCAAAATgaagaagagaaaaaaaaaaaaagtgatggAAATGTGTACACAAAATGCGCTCTAGCGTTGAGTACGCATTTTTTTGCATGGTTTTTCAGCTGCCTCCGGCCTTGCCGCCTTGCTATATTTACCCGTATCTGGTAGCCCGCATCCTCCTGGTCGTCCTCGCTACTATAGTTCACCAGGGCTTCCATTGTTTGGTGgcgaaaaaatattttttagccCAGTGCGTCCAAAAAATAAGTAATCAATTGATAGGTAGGGGATGTGAAAAATTTAACAACTTCGATactttttgaataaaaataaatatttatatcgtgGTATTTTTTCACTGCTATCGGCTATCGCAGCAAACGTAAGTGCCAGAAACGTAAGAGTAAGCGAACGTAAGAGGTAAAAGAGGGAGATGGCACCTACGTAAGTGTCAGCAAAAGAGGGAGAAAAAATCCCAGGAATGggaaaatatatcaaaatatcTATACATCGATATTTtagataaaaatatttatatcgtgACATTTTTCTCCTGATACATCGCTACTATCGCTGTTTTTTGAGCCGCCGGCACGTAGTGCCAGAAAACGTAAGTGTCAGTAAACGTAAGGAGGAAATATTGAGGGATGCATCGATGTTTTGGCAAGCATCGGggatattttcaaattttttgtAAGTTCGCTAGTTTGattgaaatgttttaaataaaccTTTTTCAACAACCTTTTTCTGTATTGCCAAAGGGTTTCCTTCTTGTCCCAACTCCTCAAGCTACTGGTTCTTTTATTCTCCACCTCTCTCTATTCTATATATTTCTACTCATTcattttgttatttgttttcaatattaaataattacaaAATGTGAGGCAAGTATAAAGCTTCCCGGCTTACTACGAATTTTTCTTTACGATTTAATTTCTTTCTCTCTCAGACTCCAAGATTTTTAAATGGGGTTGGCAGGGCCACATaagaaggaaatgcaaaaagCGAATAGCGCCCCTGGTGGATGATAAAAGGAGAAACTTGATCAGCTCTCGGGTTCCACCCAACCGGTTCAAGAAGTATATGCACATATCCACACCAAAACCATGATGAATTGCATTTAAGTTGTACTAAACTTTTAAAGATTCTGAGAGTAGGTTCCAAAAAAATTCCAAGATTCCCAAAACTCCTAGAATTCCAGACACGAATATAAGAAACTTGAAGCCATAATTCCATCTTCAAAAAGAAAGATTTGAAAATTCCCAAcgatgaaaataaaagaaagaatataaagaaataattataCACCTTTGGTTAGATTTGCTAATAACTTTATATGTATACCAAAAGGTATTTCTATAATTCGCCATGCATATATAATTAACACGTTTTTTTATTGCTTATTTGATTATATTTCTTCcgctttttatatttatacataCACCCTTTTCCAAACTTCATATTTATCTCGTgcagattttttaatatacatacatatttaaagAAAGCAAGAATGAATGAACATAGAATTTAATGAATTgaattaaattgaattgaagTGCCAGGGACCCACCAAGGATAAGGGCCAGAGAAGCCCAACACCATTCATCAACCACGCATAATCCACCGCTGCCACCTAACGCCATCAGTGAGGGAACTTGTGTGAATGATGCCTAAAGGTTATCGACTACTTGGGCAAGGGCCAGCTACCCAAGGCACAAAGTGTGGTCCACCACACCAAGGAATAATATTAATATGGCTAAGAAGTGCCCCAACTTCTTGGACGAGGAAGGCACTGAAGACGGCGGTCAAAGGATCCAGGTTCATGACATTCGATATTGCAAATACAGAATGTCAAGGATCTGACTCCGGAATGCGTCTTCAGTGTCATCCCCATCCAATTAGGAAGAGCAAATAATTGCCATATTACTATTACCCTTGGCGGTGATCACAGTTCGTGGCTCAAGCCCCTGGCCCTTGGCCGAGCAGTCTATAATCTTCTGGCACAACCCGCACATGTTCCTACTGATGGCGTTAGGTCGCAGTGGCAGATTGTGCGTGGTGGACGAATGGTGCAGGACATCTCTGACTTCTCCTCCTTAGATGGGACTTTCAGGGTGCTGAATATGGAGCAGACACCATTTTTCAGCAAGTACTCGAAGGCTGGGAACTCGGTGGGCACATAGACATCGGTGTTTCGAAGGCCCTGACGTCCTCCAGATCTACAACAACACAAGTTGGTGAGTAAAAAacttaataaaagtaaaaacttataaagttaataaataaataaaagaagaaGGAATGCAAGtcgaatttaaattttaaattataattaaaataaaataccagATCATTTTTATAGGCGTGGGACACACTATTGATTTTAGACGGTACCACTGACAACGCTAAAACCTGGTTAACTTAGATaatcataaaaaaaatataaaatattaatgcGATGGTTACGATTATCAGCATTTAAAAAGGTATTGTAAAGTGAAATCAATTTcaatcaattttaatttacactgaaacaaaattttaaaaaatacggGTGGCAGATAGACTTTTAGCATTATGGCTGATAAGAAGATCTGCCTAAGAAACGcacttttatagtttccgagacaaGATTTTGACCAATATTATAATACCCTCTGTAACTACACCCTAGGTAGCAGGACCCTTGAGAAGATTTCTCTCACCTTGTGACTTCTGGGCGTCCATTAACATGCGTTTCATGTGGTTCTCACTATCGTCCACCTTTCGTTTGGCCTGCTGCACCTGGGAGACTGGTTGGCCATAGGACTCATGGCGTTCCATCCTGTTGTTGCGTTTTATCACGACTGCATCCTTGGCTCCTGAGTTGTAGGATCCCCGCTCTTGAGTGGACATTACCTATAAGAGCCATGTTTAGTTCCACAGATCGCATTGAGTGCAGAATCATATCAGGCAGAACCTACCTTCCATATCACGTCGCAGTGCGCCACAGCCTGCTCTATGGCCATTTCAAGATCCTCGAACTTATTATTCTCCCACTCCGTTACGAACCGCATAAGAGCATTATGTTTCTCAGGGGGAATCCTTAAAAccaaaacaataaattaatttaagtcGCATGTAGTTGTGTTGCGAATAAAATAACTTGTATAATGCCTGCCCAAAATGACTGTCCAGAATGACTGTCAAAAATTACactcacaaaaaaaatttgatagGGGTTTatagaaaaatgtttataatgcCAGGGGCGAATCATTTTTGGTCCCTTTTCTTCAGGGCTATTTTAGGGAAAACTTTCTATGATGACTGTCCAGAATAACTGTCAAAAATTACACTCggaaataattttataaatattagaGTAAATTCAAGCAGTATTTCACCAAAGCTAGAGGCTTatagaaaaatgtttataatgcCAAGGGCGAATCATCTTTTGTCTCTTTTCTTAAGGCGAAGtcttttttaaagtttttttttaagggttAAATTTATATGATGACTGTCCAGAATGACTGTCAAAAAATTCACtcagaaaattttttataaattttacaaaaaattcAACCAAAATTTGACCAAATATACAAAAATGCTTATAATGCCAAGGGCGATTCGTTTTAACCACTCTTTTACGGGCGAAAActctttttgttttaatttaatgcGCCATGTTcgacaataaataataaattctgTATTAAATATTTGGAAATAACCTGACGCACCTGCTTTGGATGGAAGTTAGTCGGTCCTCCGGCCAGCTGGTGAACAGCCGGTGGATAGATTTATGGCGGATGGATAGCCGGATGGATAGATGAACGGTTGCGGGACGTAAATGGTCGATCCGCAGGACAGGCTGCTTTCCTGGCTGCTCTGCGAGTTCGATTTTTTCGGGCCCAGCAGGTCCTGGGGACGGCGATTACGATTACCTGCGACGGGAAAGAAATCCAAATTCAGCATTACAAATTTAAGATATGCTCTAATTTTGTACACACTGCACAcactttttttattattattagacCGGTTATAGAATATTCACTTTAAATTGGATTACACGCTTTGCAAGGCATtctttaatttgaatttgtcGTTTCCTGCGAAAAATTTGTGAAATGACTTGCAACTCTTGAGAGAAAGAAAGGGAGAGAAATATGACTTCTGAAATTCACCAATTTCGCTCTTGACACGATTATTTTGTCGTATTTTGTCGGTTCCTGCAAGTTGTGAAATGACTTGCAACTATTAAGAGAAAGAGAAAGCTATAtgttgaaaaaataaaattgaaaatatgaCTTCTGAAATTCACCAATTACACACTTATCACGATTAGAGTTTTAttattgaatttttaattttattttgtacgCAGGATAGTTACTTTTGAACAATTTACTTGCATGCTGCTTAAGGGAAACACGCGCAATCTGTTACAAATGCTTTACCAACACTCTAGCTAAAAGAGCGAGATGGTTATATGTAGAAAAGAGGGAGAAAGAAAAAATCCCGGCCGAAAAATTCGCCAATGACATTTTGAAAGAACGTGCTGTTTTCTCCAGGAAATTAGAAGAATGTGCAACAAAGCTAGTGCTAAAAGAGCGAGATGGTTATAGAAAAGAgggagaaaaaaaaaatccctGCCGAAAAATTCGCTAATGACGTTTTGAAAGAACATGGTGCTTTCTCCAGGAAATTAGAAGAATATGCAATAAAGCAAGTGCTAAAAGAGCGAGATGGTTATAAAAAAAGAGGGAGAACGAAAAAATCCCGGCTGAAAAGTTCcccaataatattttaacagaaCGTGGAGTTGTCTCCAGGAAATTAGAAAAATGAGCGAAAAGAGATAGTAACTGGATGGCATTTGTTATGGCTAGCAATTCCACGGTCAGCAAATCGAGCTGCCCCCAAGCAAATTCCCCCAGTATTATTTTCTGAATGCACCATTTGTTTATACTCGTGCGATTTGTTTATGACGCCAGACATTTGCGCTCAGGTTGATTTGAGCTTACAATAATTTACTCAGGTTCGGGTTGATTTTATTGTAAAATAATTGACTCAGGATCAGATTGATATGATTATAAAATGATTTACTTACCAATGGATTCTTGTTTTGTGTTGGCCTTGTACTAGCTGAAGGTAATTtgagttaaaaaaaaaaccaatgcAAATTTAATCACTTCACTCCCGACTGGGTTCTTATGTACTGCACTCCGAAAACTTTTCACCGGACTGAACGCTTTTCCGGAAACGGAAACCAACTGCCTGCCCAGTGATGAGCCGCAAGTTGACATTGAGGCATCGATAACTAGGATAATCCGATATCGGTGCTATCCCAGCCTAGGGATCGAATCTTTTCCCCTCCCTAAAACCACGctagttttaaataaatgtaaataattCGTTGGAAGTACTTGGGGTTGGGAGCTGAAGTTGTGCAAAGGGTTTATTTTACCTTGGAATCCAATAAGGGGACGAAATTCCCTTAAACTGGCGCGCATGCGCAGAACGAATTTGTGTCCATGAATTCAAAACGGTACTTTGAAAAAAGCGCTGCAACTAGAGATGGACCTTATCAATTGAAATTGTGTGGAACAGCTGACGGAAATTCATGGACTCGGCCATTTCAACTCTTTAGTTAATACCCTAATTTAGGGTATGTACAGATTGACCAAAGCAACTCTGTTTTTTCAAATTATCTAAAAATCAGATAAGTTGGTTAAAAACGGAGTCATGGtaggaatttaaaaaaaaatacctaattaatattttctttcccaacatattattttttaacactACTGTTTACTAGACAAATTCTGGAAAGTTCATTAGTGAAAcgacatatttatttatttcggaAAGCtattacattttttgtaaTAACTTAAATAATGTTTTGTGTAATTATATTATTGAAAAATGTAGAGGcaatttaaaattgaattatttatcACATATTTAATGTTACAAATTTGACACCAACAAAATTGTTTAGTATTCGATTTCGTTTGGTAATTCAAAAACATTTGGTAAGACTTAGGAAGTAGTACTTTTAACTACTTTTACAAACCCTTGTACAAATGAGGTATCGTGGTtatgttcattaatatatatttaatagtttttttggtatttttttgaaaGTGAGTTCTTTTCTTGAACCTAAATTGGGCTTTAGATAAGTACTATTCTTCTTTTCAGTTGTTATATATCTTTACTTCATGCGTaaaaaaaatggtttcttTCATACAACaatcaaatacaaattttataaagATAATATATTTGATTCTCCTTGTCGTGGTGGCTATTTAAGTTTTTGGGATCTTCTTCGAAGGCGCTGGAAGCGGTGGGAAGTTTGAAATATTAACGGTGAGATCAACGTCGTTTGTGGATGGGACGTTATTTGGCCCACTTGGTCCACTAACAGCCTTTTTCACCAATGCCGCTGAAGATGAAGCACGCATTTTCACCAGTCGACGGCTTGTTTCCATATTCATCGTAGTCTGCGGAAAAATAAAAGGGGAATTACTTCTTGGAACAAGGCATACTCAAAATGTCCCCTAATTTCATACGTTGGTCtaagttaaaaaaattataatttcaaattaaattatctaaCTAAATATAGGTTTGTAAAATGTTACTAAAATGTTATAGCCTTCTTCTTGATTTCATTTCTTATCtaatgacttaaaaaaaaaacctatcTACAATTTTGAAGTAGTCAGTCGAAATAATGTCCTTACTTGAACCCATAGCACCTGGACTTGCCTTACGTGTGTCCTCTGCTTCTACCTGACCCGATCCTCCTGGACGAGATCCTTCTTCTCCAGGTGCAGATTTTGGCATTGGCTGTGGAAAAAGCAAAGCAGAGATTAGACTTGTGGAATACTTATGAAGTGACAAGAAAACAAGCTCTTAAGTCATTTGATTTTTACTTTCATAACATTAATTTTGAAAGATCTGAGCAAAGAAGGTCATATGAAAGTACATATT harbors:
- the LOC108005257 gene encoding protein maelstrom-like, whose product is MRFVTEWENNKFEDLEMAIEQAVAHCDVIWKVMSTQERGSYNSGAKDAVVIKRNNRMERHESYGQPVSQVQQAKRKVDDSENHMKRMLMDAQKSQDLEDVRAFETPMSMCPPSSQPSSTC